AGGGTGGAGGCTGTGAACTGTATATGAAAGGCAGACGTGAAGATGGAAGCTTATGGGAGGCAGAGCTTTGAAGATAAGCCAAGTGCGATGATGTTATAGGAGAAGGGAGTATATTAGGAGTTATATACCAGATCAATTCTGAAAGGAGTAGTCGAGTCTTCTCAGCAGTAGTAGTTACCCAAGTTAGGAGGAGAAGGGATGTTCTAAGTAAAGTGGCCCACAAAAGAGGAAGGATTGACATTGGATATGAGATGGACGATTTCAAGCATCAGAAGGAGAAGCACATAGTTAAGTTTGTTCTTGTAGGGAAGGACAATTAGTAATGTCACAACACAAGGAAAGgggaaaggaaaacaaaagtttttgaGTAGCTATGAGAGTGTTTGCGAGGATTGGCACTAAAGTGGCCAGCACAGGTGATctaatttaaaagatacaagtTACAAAGGTGGTGATTGGATTATGGGTTTTGGCTTCGCTTAGGGTTCTACACTCTTTGATGTCGCCAATATGGTATATGAGTCATGGTTGTCTGCAAGAAGGAGCTGAGTTTGAGGAGGTGGTTTTTGTTACAGTAGTGACCAAGTGAAGATTCGCTCGGGTGTGTGGTGCCTTCGTGGTGATCAAAACGTTTAAATTCAAAGccaatttgaattgtttcctttgcaAGGTTGGGACATAGTCTCAAGGGTGAATTGGTTATTTTCTCAATCTCATTCCGATGAGTTGAGACGACCAACAAGGTGGTGTTCTTTGATTTAAAAGAGATAAGTTAGTGATTGCGTATGAAGTACGGATCAAACTAAATAGTTagagggggggggggggcaGAGTGTCACGTGAATTAGAGTCATCTGATAAAGGAAAGTGAATAATAGACGCAAAGGATCTCGATAGCAGAAGAGTTTGTAGATGTATACTAAAAGTATTAGAATTTTAACCTTGGTGTGGTAGAGTTCACTTTTGCATTGGTGTCTGAAAGAGGACTTGTTCCAATAATTTCTAATTGGATGGTTCCTACTGAGAATTTGAAGTAAATACGGAAGTTGGGAGATGTTGGAGAAGTAGTGGCTTATACTAAATATAACGACAAGGATGACTACGAGTTTGATGAATCTTAAAGGAGAGTTACTCCCCCCAACCTAGCATCTTGTTTGTCCTCAAGCAAAGTAATATGATGTAACAACCAATCAAAACTCTAATTCTGAAATTGGTTATTGAGAAATCATTTTCACAGTTCCTGACCAGACAACTTTTGCATTCTCAACCACAGATTCAAAATCAGAAGCAAATGGTGAATCCAATTATCAAACAACACTAGGATAAGAGTGCAGCCAATTTTTCAGGAAAACTAATTGTAAGAACAAGTGATGCTAACCAAGGAAATTCTCTTTTAAATCTTACAGGCATGTGTCTCTCTCATTTTCCACTGAATTTCAATAAATCAAAATTGCTAGTCATTTTCAATCCAACCACAAACACACAATCAGCATGGATCTTAAggtcttttcaaggttgtaatgaggCTAGGCTTTCAAGAATAATGGTTTTTCAAGATTACCAAAAGCACAACTTAGAAAAAAGAGCATAGCTACAATTCAAACCCAATTCTACTCTCCATTCCTCACAATTCAGACCTCAATACACcaagtttctttttcattcataattcactcttatctctttttgttcttttcttttctttcctttttttttgtgtgtaaatATATACATTCCTACATAATACTAAAGAGTGAATTATGATACTCAGCCCTTTTCTTCCTTAAGTTCAATTCTACCAACCAATTACCCTTACAATTGAAAAATGCACCTATGCTCTCTATCCCTAAGTGTGCAAAGGGAAAGgataataattcaatttaagGTTAAGGTgcataattcaaacaattaggCTCAAATGGGCTATCATCAAAGGATGATTATTTACAAGTTGGCTATTTGGCACTGAgttataaattcaacaaaattgccTTAATCATTTCCATGCTTCAAATGTGATGTTATCAAATGAAAACTCAAGCAATATCAACTTGTCAACAAATAGTGGAAACACTCAAGCTGTTTAAGGATTCACACACTCACTGGGTTTTTTGGTTTATTTCCTTAGTATCTCACTTGTTGTTACAACTGATTTTCTTGACTAACTATCCAACACTAATATCCTAATcctatttaattatgaattcaaccaaaattttcctttttcacctCTGTGTTCAGTTCACTCAGTTGTTCTAGACTAAGGATACTTACTGAAATCAGATTTCTCTTTAACCAATTTCctcaagaaagattttcaaaatgattccCAAAAAATTTTAGCTGTCTCTAAGTATTATGCACAAAATACTAAGCCAAAAAGTAAAGTTAAACAGTTAATTAACTAGATAATATAGCATTCTAGCCAAAACAACTAAAGCAAAATAGtagtaattacataaatactgcaaaatactaaaagaaaaagaacaatgaaACCGTATTTATAAAGTTCTGAAGGGTGGAATGGTGCTGTGAATCAATCCCCTCCAAAATCAATCTCCTCCTCAATGTCTGCTCCATCTGTGTCAGCAGTAAAGTCATCTCTGTCTGCAGCTCCTGATGGTCCCTCACCTGCAGCAGGTCCACTTCCCCCCGGGAAAATAGGACTGTCCCCAGGCCACTGTAGATAAGTCAAGAATTCTGGTGGAGTCATGCCTGGGTATGGTCCGCGAACATTCTGATAGAGGTACTCTTGAAGGTGGAGTTGTCCTCTATGAATGGAAGCATTTTGCTGGTGGGTGTGCTCCATCTGCAACCTCAAATATCTCATTTGCTCAAGCAATTCATTATTCATGTTGAGCTGAGGTTGCTGTGTGGGTCCTGTTTGTTGTTCTTCCATAGCAGGTTGGTCTTCAGCTGGTTGTTCCAGCTGGGGCTCTCCTGGCTGCTCCAAGTCCTCTGGGTGGGTACAAAAGTGTTcaatgaatctcttggtgaTTGAAGGTCGTATCTTTTCAGTTAACTCTACCTCCACCCCTTGATCTTGGCAAAGAGCTGTGATCAAAGCCGGAAAACCCAAAGCACCTTTTGCCTTGTCATTCCTAGTGTTGACTTCGTATCTCACAAATTTGTGGATTTCTTCAGAGATAATTATTGGCAATGTCAACAGTTAGATCCTCCCTCATTATGCAATAAAGGAGATGACATCTAGGGACGTTCAAGTCTGACACGTGGCCAATGGGCACTATGTTTGCAAGTAAGAATGTGGTCCAGACTTGGGCTAAGTTTTTTATATCTCCTCTTAGAATTCTGAGAGGATTTCTAGTGGGCCCGACTTGATAAGATCGGTTGGCAACGCATATATGGAGTGCcacttcattttcatcataagGTTCATGACTCATCCTTCTTCTTATGATGTCACAGCGTTGCCCTGGTTCTAGAGGTAGTGGATTACCAAGGAATTCACTTATGGCTCCTCAATCATAATTGACCCACCTCCCCCTAACTTTAGACCTCTTTTCATCAGGATTGTCCTCAGAATAGGAATTTGTATAAAACTCTCTGACAATCTCTGGATCAAATTTGGGAAGCGGGTCAGCCAACTTCATCCAATTCCTCCTGATAAGGCCATTCAAGAATGGGTCATATTCGTCCGGGAGTAGAACcacctttctttctttgataAAGACCCAGTTCTTTATCTTCTCATACCGTTCTTCTCTTTCCGGGTCTCTAAACAGGTTGTTGTTTGGCCTTTCAGGAGAATGGCTACTTGCACGTCTTCTCCTCTTCCCTTTATTGGGTTTAGTAGCGGGAAGTCTAGATGTTGTCTTTGTTCTAGCCATTGACCTGCAAGGATGAAAATTAACCCACCAAAATCATGCCAAGTCAGCTTTTACAAACTTAAATGACCAACCAAGAACAAAATTAAGTCAAGCATTTCGTCAAACAGCTTGGATGCActcttaaaatatgaaatttttgaacCAATTCGTGCATAAACAACCTACATTACTCTGTTACAGcatcaatttatattaattttcacaATATAAACGCACAATGCAGCAAACAAAACATGGGCACTACCTAGGGTTTGCAAGAGCACAAAAACATGACTATGCTTGGtgaaattgaagagaaagaaaagtagAACTTACCTTGAAGAGGAATTAGCAAAGGAAGGAAGAAATTTGTGAGCTAAAATGCAGAGAAAAGAGTGAGTGAAGGTGCGCCcagaatgagaaagagagaatgTAAGTGAGAGTTGTGAGCGAGGGTTTGGGGAAAGAAAAGTGGGTGAGTTCTGCCCTTGTCCCTCACTTAAGCGcgatttctcgcttaagcgacacAGCCTCGCTTAAGCGATATGAGCATGTGCAGAAACCTTAAAGAGTCTTGCGCAGGCGAGACTGTTTCGCCCAAAACACCCCTGGCACAGggcattctcgcccaggcgagacactactcgcctaagcgagtatATGAGCAAAATTTGTTGGCTCAGGTTCTgcatatctcgcccaggcgagacatgTTTAGCTTGGGTGAGATTTCGTGCAGTTTTGGAAAACTCTGATTTTgccacttttcaattttttcttaactttcacTCACTTGATTCATGATCCTTTCAATACAAATAACTCAAAAACACACATCAAACCATACTTCAATCAATTCTCTATCATTCCAAAAggtttcacatcaacaaactaaAAATCAAGCTATCAAactcaaatttcacaatttggcCAAAACAAGGCAATTTTTAGCATTTGATGATCTCAATTCTAGCACCAAAACTCATTCCCATGCTTAAAATACCAGTTTTGtttgaaaacaaccaaaattgCATGGTTTGCCTTATTGAGATGATTGGATGCTAAAATTCACCTTTTGACACACAAACATAGAGctataaacacaaacacataattacatacacaaacatatttaatcgcaaaagatgaaattgaagtgcaataacataattaaaacactAGGTTGCCTCCCAAgaagcgcttgtttaacgtcacgagcctgACGCCTGTTTCATTTAAGGTTCATCCAGTTGAATGATTGTGGCGAGCCTATCAATCTCACCACCAAGATAGGGCTTCAACCTTTGCCCCTTTACAACCCAACTCCTTTTAGATTCAGGATCCTCTAGCTCAATGGCTCCATAGGGTTTCACATCTTTGACAAGAAATGGTCCTGACCACTTTGATTTTAGCTTTCTAGGGAATAATCTCAACCTGGAATTGAACCATAACACTGATTGGCCCGGATAAAATTctcttttgagaattttctaGTCATGATAAGCTTTCATCTTTTCCTTGTAGAGCTTAGAGGACTCATAAGCGCTGAGTCTCCTTTCCTCCAATTCTGGCAgctataattttcttttttctcctgcTGCCTTATCATCATGAACACCAGCTATAGCCTTTTTTAAAGGGTTTTCTTTTGTCACTTGCTtctggtggagctccaaaggtgcatgaagagctccatgtgCAGCgaaaatggatgaaggaatggaggcaagttggaaggcacttgcaagcaatggaaggtgaaaaaggtgataggatttcctaatctatgctagcctaaggaaggtggctagaggtagagagaggaaatctctagaaagtggtgactctcaaaggcaatagagggaggagtgctctcaactcaagttgcatctattgcttaaaatttcaagagtgtctacaaatgagtgaaattttggcttttatatgaagccatttacacatgagaaaggagagccattagatggagtgggccttgatcttggcccttagatcaagcttggagaagaaggcttgatcttggccattggatgatgccttggaaaaggaggaagcattcctaacccttggatgctttggatccataaggtgtaggaagaagtgttgacttccacttagtccaccttggctcttttgatagctcatggccaaatctcctattgggcttagtcaagcccaattttatcaattgaactactcattgtttgacttattattctagaaagcaaggcctaaacaatgggccaatcttattgctattctattgctctttgatacacctcttcaaatcttcatatcttctttggccaatgtgaagagtctgagaagcccatgtgggtttggaccatcttgaatgaagcccaattggatctttttgaacATGcctcttgttattgggcctcttgatgggcttgggcttgagatgcatgtgggccatggattgggccttgtgcatgatttgggcctaggcgttgcccaagctataagccttattgggatcacatcagcTTCCTAGTTGATAAAAAAGTTTCATCTATCACATCCACTTTGAAACGTTGTTGTTTGTCTTTAGTGTGTTGCATTGCCTCAAATACATTAAAGTTGACTTCATCATCCTGCACTCTGACCTTCAGTTTGGTATCATCAACATCAATAATGACCTTGGCTGTTTTCATGAAAGGTTTTCCCAGTATCAGAGGAACTTCAATGTCTTCCTCAATATCCATCACAACAAAATCGACtggaaatatgaatttgtcaACTTTAACTAAAACATCCTGTGCCACTCCATATGGATTCTTCAAAGATCTGTCAGCTAATTGCAATGTCATCCTTGTAGGCTTTACTTCCAGATCTCCTATTCTTCGTAGCATAGACAGAGGCATCAAATTTATACTTGCACCCAAGTCGAGCAATGCTTTATCTGCTGGCAATGTTCCAATTGTGACTGGAATTGTGAAGCTCCCAGGGTCTTTGGATTTCTGAGGTAATGATTTCTGGATTGTAGCACTGCACCCTGCTTCCAGCTCCACTATCTCTTCAGaaaatcttcttttctttgttaggagctctttcatgaattttgcaTAAGTTGGCATCTGCTCCATAGCATCCAAAAAAGGAATATTAATCTGTAGTCGCTTGAAAATATCCATGAACCTTGCAAACTGTCTCTCCTTGTCCTTTTTCGAAGGGTTTTGAGGGTATGAAAGGTTTTTCAACTGGGGTACCTATTTCTCAcccttctccctctttttctccttatttttatttttttcttctttttcttctcttctatttacaaactctcttttattttgttcttcctctccctcacactcattttcttctttctctctagTTCCTCCAATACCTCCTCCTCTACAACCAGGTTGTCTCCAATCCCTCTTCCCACAATTTTACCACTTCTGGTAGTAATTGAATTACAGTGCTCCTTCGGATTAGTCTGAGTGTTGGCTGAAAATTGACCTGCTTGCTGATCTGATAATTGCTTAGCCAATTGTCCAAGCTGTATTTCAAGATTTCTGATTGAAGCTTCTGTATATTTCTGATTGGTCAAAGAAGCTTGCATAAACTTTTCTAGAGTATCCTCTAGTTTAGTTGTTCTGTCATGCACAGAAGGATactgttgttgttgctgttggtAAGGAGGTTGTCTGTTTGAAGGACCAGCATCTGGCTTCCATCCAAAATTCTGATTTTGATTATTTCTCCACCCCTGtgaaaagttattattattggaGAAATTTCCTGGTCTTCCTTGGTTACTCACGTATTGAACTTCTCCTTGTGAGCTACTTTGATAAGAACAATGACCATTTGGATGATCGCCTCCGCAAAAGTCACATCTCATGGGTTGTTGACTAGGAGAAGATTGCACAACTTGCAACTGCTCTAGTAATTTAGACATCTGCTTCGTCAGTGCTTCAATCTGTTGAGTCAGAATTTTATTCTGAGCTAAGATCGCATCTGTAGTACTAAGATCAAGCACTCCCTTCCTCTGAATAGTTTGCCTATTATGTTGAGCTTGATGATCTGTGGATGCTAATGCCTCAATGATTCTTGTTGCTTGCTCCGCATCTACACTCATCATTGTTCCACCTGCTGCTGCATCTAATATCATCTTAGTGTCAGGCCTCAAACCATTGCAGAATATGTTCAGCTGAGCAATATCTTCAAATCCGTGATTTGGGCATTTCCTCAATAAGGAATTGAACCGCTCCCAATCTTCACAGAATGGATCATCTGGTCCTTGCCTAAACGTTGAAATATCAGCTTTGGCTTTGATGTAGCGAGATGGTGGAAAGAATATGTTCAAGAATTTCTCTTCAACATCCTTCCAGCTGTTCAAACTCTGATTTGGATGTGACTTAAGCCATTCCTTTGCTTTACCtgccaaagaaaaaggaaacaaacgcATGTATACATGCTCAAGATCTCCTTCTTGAAAGCCCATGGTTCCTATCAATTCATAGAACGTAGAAAGGTGAGTATATGGATCTTCATTATCCATTCCAGTGAATTGATGAGAACTGATCAAGCTGAGGAAGGCTGGCTTCATCTCCAAAGTTTTGGTGGTGGGTGGTATTGCTATGCTAGAAAAATATCTTGGCCCTTGCTGCATAGCATATCTCCAAGTGTCTTTCTGGCTGGAGCTGGTCTTTGATTCTCCATGTTTTCTGATTGAGATGTGATGGAAGTACATGAAGATTCTTCCCTTGTCTTTCCTTGCTTCCTTTTGCTTTTGCCTCTTGTCCTTCTAGCTATCTTTTCTATCTCCGGGTCAAATGCTAATCGATCTTCAGGAACCTGACATCTTAAGAGCATAAATCAAAATAGCTCAAGCAAGGATTAGTACAAAGGAAAAATTTAATAAGCtatctaataaagaaaaatatacacaaagtTGGATGAGATAactagaaatttcaaaagaacacCGTTCCCCGGCAACAGTGCCAAAAATACTTGTTGgtctcttggcaagcgtaccaaaagtcaactgtagtataatgatttaaagtaggagtgtcgaacccacgaggaacggattcagtgaaaattaataattatctcaatcagcatatgtacaaagattttaatttgacttgacattaactattgcataaaatgaatacaataaaagcggaaaagtttagaaaaatacagtaaaagaaactgggattgaatttcatctatctcccttgtctgtaatctggatgaatataatatataacatctgaaaatactaatattgatgcacactcaaaattcatttataccgatccctcgctataaaattcataagattagttccctgaatattgattcctcacatattcaacaaactatccagcattaggatcgagtgttaaaagcaattgatatattgagatctattcctagcatcacagtatatcaagtatcattgttcaaatcagattttcagaaatactttccagtcagatctaaaaatcaaaatcgaaatcaaaacatctattgatcagatagaagtaagcattaagagtagaacaataatactaatattgagtaaaacagaaatgctatatataaatatcaccagattatatccaagttcgagtagattacattcaatcccaaaggagaagattagccactcatggtagctaTCAAATCCTAAgaactaaagaagaagaagaagaaatatgatCTGTGTTATGCTCCTGGTAGCAGCTCTGCAGCACGGATGCACTCCTCTTCCAAAATCTTTAGCTGCCTTCACTTCCTGATGCACGGAGAATTTATACCCAcgaaggtctcgctcaagctacctaagtctcgcttgagcgagacaacaTTTTTCATCCTAAAGaaagcctctcgcttgggcgagacatgctgaagccaacatctcgcttaggcgagcaagagtacttcgagctgaagaaaggatcttgcttaggcgagattggcagcatctga
This region of Vigna unguiculata cultivar IT97K-499-35 chromosome 5, ASM411807v1, whole genome shotgun sequence genomic DNA includes:
- the LOC114184611 gene encoding uncharacterized protein LOC114184611 codes for the protein MYFHHISIRKHGESKTSSSQKDTWRYAMQQGPRYFSSIAIPPTTKTLEMKPAFLSLISSHQFTGMDNEDPYTHLSTFYELIGTMGFQEGDLEHVYMRLFPFSLAGKAKEWLKSHPNQSLNSWKDVEEKFLNIFFPPSRYIKAKADISTFRQGPDDPFCEDWERFNSLLRKCPNHGFEDIAQLNIFCNGLRPDTKMILDAAAGGTMMSVDAEQATRIIEALASTDHQAQHNRQTIQRKGVLDLSTTDAILAQNKILTQQIEALTKQMSKLLEQLQVVQSSPSQQPMRCDFCGGDHPNGHCSYQSSSQGEVQYVSNQGRPGNFSNNNNFSQGWRNNQNQNFGWKPDAGPSNRQPPYQQQQQQYPSVHDRTTKLEDTLEKFMQASLTNQKYTEASIRNLEIQLGQLAKQLSDQQAGQFSANTQTNPKEHCNSITTRSGKIVGRGIGDNLVVEEEMPTYAKFMKELLTKKRRFSEEIVELEAGCSATIQKSLPQKSKDPGSFTIPVTIGTLPADKALLDLGASINLMPLSMLRRIGDLEVKPTRMTLQLADRSLKNPYGVAQDVLVKVDKFIFPVDFVVMDIEEDIEVPLILGKPFMKTAKVIIDVDDTKLKVRVQDDEVNFNVFEAMQHTKDKQQRFKVDVIDETFLSTRKLM